One window of Camelina sativa cultivar DH55 chromosome 4, Cs, whole genome shotgun sequence genomic DNA carries:
- the LOC104782176 gene encoding glycine-rich RNA-binding protein 4, mitochondrial-like: MAFSSSFRRLFAGSSNSLLSSPSSYVRHCSTLTSPKLFVSGLSRLTTNEKLQDAFASFGELVDARVITDRETGRSKGFGFVTYATIEDAEKAKKEMNAKFLDGWVIFVDPAKPREPRRPLQQEPPQSYSGSGFTTNKTIGWCK; encoded by the exons ATGGCGTTCTCATCCAGCTTTCGCCGTCTTTTTGCCGGATCTAGTAACAGCCTCTTGTCTTCTCCATCCTCCTACGTTCGCCACTGCTCAACTCTTACGTCTCCCAAGCTCTTCGTTAGTG GTCTTTCTAGACTCACAACAAATGAAAAGCTTCAGGATGCATTTGCATCTTTCGGGGAGCTTGTGGATG CGAGAGTGATCACAGACAGAGAAACAGGGAGATCAAAGGGTTTCGGATTTGTGACATATGCAACAATAGAAGATGCAGAGAAGGCCAAGAAAGAAATGAATGCAAAGTTCTTGGACGGTTGGGTGATCTTTGTGGATCCTGCAAAACCTAGAGAACCAAGACGGCCTCTGCAGCAGGAACCTCCTCAGTCTTATTCTGGATCTGGTTTCACAACCAACAAAACCATCGGCTGGtgtaaatga
- the LOC104782177 gene encoding uncharacterized protein LOC104782177 isoform X1, protein MGEGTVCLEMPMEEIMAEDKMSSSMGQLKRERLDTTDEGGVKGDHFPNKKQAKEASNDDITSEISNPVASPVESTSLFRDVSSQPVKSDFGSEETISDGERGVTEDSSDVVLPSRFVLEIPKHLSSTGITKITFKLSKPKKEFDELPVVKDHTWDGGVVKMPKKIVSVSYPSTVNKLLETGILEGAPVKYISTPPVRELQGIIHSVGYLCGCASCNFSKVLSAFEFELHAGAKTRHPNNHIFLENGRAVYNILQEVKTAPRDVLEEVIRNIAGSALNEEGFQAWKASFQQSNSMSERNYITEHSTVSYLGSGPGPDESQSLTPCSVENHYYPEKTYAKDTLYEPKRIAKKLASHVSGMGCHKKVSEGNNRKRDNDLHRLLFMPNGLPDGTELAYYVKTQKLLQGYKQGSGILCSCCSREISPSQFESHAGMAARRQPYRHIYISSGLSLHDIAMSLANGHVITTGDSDDMCSICGDGGDLLLCAGCPQAFHTACLKFQSMPEGTWYCSSCNDGPVSCKKATATDPSSNLKAIVIRLTRVVKAPESEIGGCVFCRSHDFSIGKFDDRTVILCDQCEKEYHVGCLRANGLCDLKEIPQDKWFCCSDCSRIHAAVQSSVSCGPQTIPTPLLDMIRRKDREKGIYTDHGDTVEWRILSGKSRYPEHLPLLSRAAVIFRECFDPIVAKSGRDLIPVMVYGRNISGQEFGGMYCLVLIVNSLVVSAALLRIFGQQVAELPIVATSREYQGRGYFQGLYACVENLLSSLNVENLVLPAAEEAESIWTKKFGFTRMAEQQLLEYQKEVQLTIFKGTSMLEKKVPTACLSESTTLI, encoded by the exons ATGGGAGAAGGAACAGTTTGTTTAGAGATGCCAATGGAAGAGATCATGGCGGAAGATAAGATGTCATCATCAATGGGTCAATTGAAAAGAGAGCGTCTTGATACTACTGATGAAGGTGGTGTCAAAGGTGATCACTTTCCCAATAAGAAACAAGCCAAAGAAGCTTCTAACGATGACATTACATCAGAGATTTCTAATCCCGTCGCTTCTCCTGTTGAAAGCACATCTCTTTTCCGCGATGTCTCTAGCCAGCCGGTTAAATCCGATTTTGGTTCCGAGGAGACTATAAGCGATGGAGAACGTGGCGTAACAGAGGATTCGAGTGATGTGGTGTTACCATCTCGTTTTGTGCTGGAGATTCCTAAGCATCTTAGCTCGACTGGGATCACGAAGATCACGTTTAAGTTGAGTAAACCTAAGAAGGAATTTGATGAGTTGCCCGTGGTAAAGGATCATACTTGGGACGGTGGTGTTGTGAAGATGCCGAAGAAGATTGTTTCTGTCAGCTACCCATCTACCGTGAACAAGCTTTTGGAAACGGGTATTCTCGAAGGCGCTCCAGTGAAGTATATTTCAACCCCACCTGTG AGAGAGCTTCAGGGGATAATCCATTCGGTTGGGTATTTGTGTGGCTGTGCGAGTTGCAATTTCTCGAAA GTTTTAAGTGCGTTTGAGTTTGAGCTGCATGCTGGTGCAAAAACTAGACATCCTAATAATCACATATTTTTGGAGAATGGAAGGGCGGTTTATAACATACTTCAAGAAGTTAAGACTGCTCCTCGTGATGTTCTCGAGGAAGTGATAAGGAATATAGCTGGTTCTGCTCTGAATGAGGAGGGCTTTCAAGCTTGGAAAG CAAGTTTCCAACAAAGTAATAGCATGTCTGAACGGAACTATATCACGGAACATTCTACTGTCAG TTATCTTGGTTCTGGTCCTGGTCCTGATGAGAGTCAGAGTCTTACTCCATGCTCTGTGGAGAACCATTATTATCCAGAGAAAACATATGCAAAGGACACATTATATGAGCCAAAGCGGATAGCAAAGAA GCTTGCTTCTCATGTATCTGGTATGGGTTGTCATAAGAAAGTTTCTGAAGGAAACAATAGAAAGag GGACAATGATTTACATCGGTTGCTGTTTATGCCTAATGGGCTTCCGGACGGGACAGAATTGGCTTACTATGTGAAAACGCAG AAACTACTACAGGGTTACAAGCAAGGAAGTGGTATATTATGTAGCTGTTGCAGCAGAGAG ATTAGTCCTTCGCAATTCGAATCGCATGCTGGAATGGCTGCTAGACGACAACC TTATCGTCATATCTATATCTCTTCCGGATTGTCATTGCACGATATAGCCATGTCATTGGCGAATGGACATGTCATTACAACTGGTGATAGTGATGACATGTGTTCAATTTGTGGGGATGGTGGAGATTTGCTACTTTGTGCTGGATGTCCTCAAGCCTTTCATACAG CTTGTTTGAAATTTCAGTCTATGCCTGAAGGTACTTGGTACTGTTCGAGCTGCAATGATGGACCTGTGTCTTGTAAAAAGGCTACTGCAACTGATCCTTCTAGCAACTTGAAGGCTATAGTTATAAGACTGACAAGAGTCGTTAAAGCGCCAGAAAGCGAAATTGGTGGCTGTGTGTTTTGCAG GTCCCATGATTTTAGCATTGGAAAATTTGATGATAGGACTGTTATTCTCTGTGACCAG TGTGAGAAAGAGTACCATGTTGGTTGCCTCAGAGCGAATGGGCTCTGTGATTTGAAA GAAATTCCGCAGGACAAATGGTTCTGTTGTAGTGACTGCAGCAGGATTCACGCGGCAGTTCAGAGTTCTGTTTCTTGTGGGCCGCAAACTATTCCTACACCTCTGTTAGACATGATACGTAGAAAAGACAGAGAAAAAGGAATATATACCGATCATGGGGATACAGTTGAATGGAGAATACTTAGTGGAAAGAGTCGATACCCAGAGCATCTGCCCTTGCTTTCACGAGCGGCTGTTATCTTCAGG GAGTGCTTTGATCCCATAGTTGCGAAGTCTGGCCGTGATCTCATTCCTGTCATGGTGTATGG GAGAAATATATCTGGCCAGGAGTTTGGAGGGATGTATTGTTTGGTCCTGATTGTAAA TTCTCTTGTTGTTTCTGCTGCGCTGCTGAGAATATTTGGTCAGCAAGTTGCTGAACTTCCTATTGTAGCTACAAGCCGAGAGTACCAAGGAAGG GGATACTTCCAAGGACTGTATGCTTGTGTAGagaatcttctttcttctttaaatgtTGAGAACCTGGTCCTTCCGGCAGCTGAAGAAGCTGAGTCTATATGGACAAAGAAGTTTGGCTTTACAAGGATGGCTGAACAGCAA ttgcTGGAGTACCAAAAGGAAGTGCAGCTTACAATCTTCAAAGGAACGTCAATGCTGGAGAAGAAAGTACCTACGGCGTGTTTATCAGAATCAACAACTCTCATTTGA
- the LOC104782179 gene encoding short-chain dehydrogenase TIC 32, chloroplastic, which produces MGIYGMVTGKAGKSGFGSASTAEDVTHSIDANHLTAIITGGTSGIGLEAARVLAMRGAHVIIAARNPKAGNESKEMILQMNPKARIDYLQLDLASTKSVRSFADQFLALNLPLNILINNAGVMFCPFQLTEDGIESQFATNHIGHFLLTNLLLEKMKSSARESGTEGRIVNLSSIAHTYTYPEGIKFESINDPDGYSDRRAYGQSKLANLLHSNALSRKLQEEGANITVNSVHPGLVTTNLFRHSGFGMKVFKAMTFLLWKNIPQGAATTCYVATHPDLKGVTGKYFGDCNIITPSKFATDNSLADKLWDFSVKLIDSLSH; this is translated from the exons atggGAATATATGGAATGGTGACAGGGAAAGCAGGAAAGAGTGGATTTGGCTCAGCTTCAACTGCTGAAGAtgtcactcactccattgatgcTAATCATCTCACTGCCATCATCACAG gTGGAACAAGTGGGATTGGATTGGAGGCAGCAAGAGTGTTAGCAATGAGAGGAGCTCATGTCATCATTGCTGCAAGAAACCCAAAAGCTGGTAATGAATCGAAAGAGATGATTCTTCAGATGAACCCTAAAGCTCGTATCGATTATCTTCAGCTCGATCTCGCTTCCACCAAATCAGTCAGATCCTTTGCCGATCAATTCCTTGCCCTTAATCTCCCTCTCAACATACTCAT AAACAATGCAGGTGTTATGTTTTGTCCTTTCCAGCTTACTGAAGATGGTATTGAATCACAGTTCGCAACAAACCACATCg GTCATTTTCTGTTGACAAATCTGCTTCTGGAGAAAATGAAGAGTAGCGCAAGAGAAAGTGGAACCGAAGGAAGGATTGTGAATTTATCATCTATTGCTCATACTTATACTTATCCCGAAGGTATCAAGTTCGAAAGCATCAATGACCCTGATgg ATATTCGGACAGAAGGGCTTATGGACAGTCCAAACTCGCAAACTTGTTGCACTCCAATGCACTATCTCGTAAACTACAg GAAGAAGGTGCGAACATCACAGTAAATTCGGTACACCCTGGACTTGTCACCACCAATCTCTTCCGTCACTCCGGTTTCGGAATGA AGGTCTTCAAGGCTATGACTTTCCTCTTGTGGAAAAATATACCTCAG GGAGCAGCAACGACATGCTACGTCGCAACTCATCCTGATCTCAAAGGCGTCACCGGGAAGTATTTCGGCGATTGTAACATCATCACTCCGAGCAAATTCGCTACCGACAATTCTTTAGCCGACAAACTTTGGGATTTCAGTGTCAAACTTATcgattctctctctcactaa
- the LOC104782177 gene encoding uncharacterized protein LOC104782177 isoform X2: MGEGTVCLEMPMEEIMAEDKMSSSMGQLKRERLDTTDEGGVKGDHFPNKKQAKEASNDDITSEISNPVASPVESTSLFRDVSSQPVKSDFGSEETISDGERGVTEDSSDVVLPSRFVLEIPKHLSSTGITKITFKLSKPKKEFDELPVVKDHTWDGGVVKMPKKIVSVSYPSTVNKLLETGILEGAPVKYISTPPVRELQGIIHSVGYLCGCASCNFSKVLSAFEFELHAGAKTRHPNNHIFLENGRAVYNILQEVKTAPRDVLEEVIRNIAGSALNEEGFQAWKASFQQSNSMSERNYITEHSTVRDNDLHRLLFMPNGLPDGTELAYYVKTQKLLQGYKQGSGILCSCCSREISPSQFESHAGMAARRQPYRHIYISSGLSLHDIAMSLANGHVITTGDSDDMCSICGDGGDLLLCAGCPQAFHTACLKFQSMPEGTWYCSSCNDGPVSCKKATATDPSSNLKAIVIRLTRVVKAPESEIGGCVFCRSHDFSIGKFDDRTVILCDQCEKEYHVGCLRANGLCDLKEIPQDKWFCCSDCSRIHAAVQSSVSCGPQTIPTPLLDMIRRKDREKGIYTDHGDTVEWRILSGKSRYPEHLPLLSRAAVIFRECFDPIVAKSGRDLIPVMVYGRNISGQEFGGMYCLVLIVNSLVVSAALLRIFGQQVAELPIVATSREYQGRGYFQGLYACVENLLSSLNVENLVLPAAEEAESIWTKKFGFTRMAEQQLLEYQKEVQLTIFKGTSMLEKKVPTACLSESTTLI, from the exons ATGGGAGAAGGAACAGTTTGTTTAGAGATGCCAATGGAAGAGATCATGGCGGAAGATAAGATGTCATCATCAATGGGTCAATTGAAAAGAGAGCGTCTTGATACTACTGATGAAGGTGGTGTCAAAGGTGATCACTTTCCCAATAAGAAACAAGCCAAAGAAGCTTCTAACGATGACATTACATCAGAGATTTCTAATCCCGTCGCTTCTCCTGTTGAAAGCACATCTCTTTTCCGCGATGTCTCTAGCCAGCCGGTTAAATCCGATTTTGGTTCCGAGGAGACTATAAGCGATGGAGAACGTGGCGTAACAGAGGATTCGAGTGATGTGGTGTTACCATCTCGTTTTGTGCTGGAGATTCCTAAGCATCTTAGCTCGACTGGGATCACGAAGATCACGTTTAAGTTGAGTAAACCTAAGAAGGAATTTGATGAGTTGCCCGTGGTAAAGGATCATACTTGGGACGGTGGTGTTGTGAAGATGCCGAAGAAGATTGTTTCTGTCAGCTACCCATCTACCGTGAACAAGCTTTTGGAAACGGGTATTCTCGAAGGCGCTCCAGTGAAGTATATTTCAACCCCACCTGTG AGAGAGCTTCAGGGGATAATCCATTCGGTTGGGTATTTGTGTGGCTGTGCGAGTTGCAATTTCTCGAAA GTTTTAAGTGCGTTTGAGTTTGAGCTGCATGCTGGTGCAAAAACTAGACATCCTAATAATCACATATTTTTGGAGAATGGAAGGGCGGTTTATAACATACTTCAAGAAGTTAAGACTGCTCCTCGTGATGTTCTCGAGGAAGTGATAAGGAATATAGCTGGTTCTGCTCTGAATGAGGAGGGCTTTCAAGCTTGGAAAG CAAGTTTCCAACAAAGTAATAGCATGTCTGAACGGAACTATATCACGGAACATTCTACTGTCAG GGACAATGATTTACATCGGTTGCTGTTTATGCCTAATGGGCTTCCGGACGGGACAGAATTGGCTTACTATGTGAAAACGCAG AAACTACTACAGGGTTACAAGCAAGGAAGTGGTATATTATGTAGCTGTTGCAGCAGAGAG ATTAGTCCTTCGCAATTCGAATCGCATGCTGGAATGGCTGCTAGACGACAACC TTATCGTCATATCTATATCTCTTCCGGATTGTCATTGCACGATATAGCCATGTCATTGGCGAATGGACATGTCATTACAACTGGTGATAGTGATGACATGTGTTCAATTTGTGGGGATGGTGGAGATTTGCTACTTTGTGCTGGATGTCCTCAAGCCTTTCATACAG CTTGTTTGAAATTTCAGTCTATGCCTGAAGGTACTTGGTACTGTTCGAGCTGCAATGATGGACCTGTGTCTTGTAAAAAGGCTACTGCAACTGATCCTTCTAGCAACTTGAAGGCTATAGTTATAAGACTGACAAGAGTCGTTAAAGCGCCAGAAAGCGAAATTGGTGGCTGTGTGTTTTGCAG GTCCCATGATTTTAGCATTGGAAAATTTGATGATAGGACTGTTATTCTCTGTGACCAG TGTGAGAAAGAGTACCATGTTGGTTGCCTCAGAGCGAATGGGCTCTGTGATTTGAAA GAAATTCCGCAGGACAAATGGTTCTGTTGTAGTGACTGCAGCAGGATTCACGCGGCAGTTCAGAGTTCTGTTTCTTGTGGGCCGCAAACTATTCCTACACCTCTGTTAGACATGATACGTAGAAAAGACAGAGAAAAAGGAATATATACCGATCATGGGGATACAGTTGAATGGAGAATACTTAGTGGAAAGAGTCGATACCCAGAGCATCTGCCCTTGCTTTCACGAGCGGCTGTTATCTTCAGG GAGTGCTTTGATCCCATAGTTGCGAAGTCTGGCCGTGATCTCATTCCTGTCATGGTGTATGG GAGAAATATATCTGGCCAGGAGTTTGGAGGGATGTATTGTTTGGTCCTGATTGTAAA TTCTCTTGTTGTTTCTGCTGCGCTGCTGAGAATATTTGGTCAGCAAGTTGCTGAACTTCCTATTGTAGCTACAAGCCGAGAGTACCAAGGAAGG GGATACTTCCAAGGACTGTATGCTTGTGTAGagaatcttctttcttctttaaatgtTGAGAACCTGGTCCTTCCGGCAGCTGAAGAAGCTGAGTCTATATGGACAAAGAAGTTTGGCTTTACAAGGATGGCTGAACAGCAA ttgcTGGAGTACCAAAAGGAAGTGCAGCTTACAATCTTCAAAGGAACGTCAATGCTGGAGAAGAAAGTACCTACGGCGTGTTTATCAGAATCAACAACTCTCATTTGA
- the LOC104782178 gene encoding uncharacterized protein LOC104782178, whose product MIRNLFSSLTHRFAWGVPLFVYGVTWTLFLTITVAIISLAPEFAFVSAIYLSSSSMGFSLRCGSDAAVLVPLDLPTEMFCLPANLFRRSKMDLVVPPVFAAIVVALSAVVVRTMGLWEAEEETH is encoded by the coding sequence ATGATTCGCAATCTCTTCTCATCTCTGACTCACCGATTCGCCTGGGGGGTTCCGCTTTTCGTCTACGGCGTGACGTGGACGTTGTTTCTGACGATCACGGTGGCGATCATCTCGCTGGCACCGGAATTCGCATTCGTCTCGGCGATTTacctgtcttcttcttcgatggGGTTCTCGCTGCGGTGCGGTTCCGACGCAGCCGTTTTGGTTCCGTTGGATCTTCCCACGGAGATGTTCTGTTTGCCGGCGAATCTTTTCCGGAGGTCGAAGATGGACCTCGTTGTGCCGCCGGTTTTTGCAGCGATTGTTGTGGCTCTTTCCGCCGTCGTCGTACGAACTATGGGCCTTTGGGAGGCTGAAGAAGAAACCCACTAA